Proteins encoded together in one Ogataea parapolymorpha DL-1 chromosome III, whole genome shotgun sequence window:
- a CDS encoding putative 2-hydroxyacyl-CoA lyase, with product MIGAELIAETLRQLGVEHVFGIVGIPVVEIADACIEKGIRFIPFRNEQQASLAASIYGYLTNKPGVLLTVGGPGIVNALAGVYNANSNKWPLMVMAGSTKICLQGKGGFQELDQVSLMKPWAKSSFRAVLSSQIPQFLERAYWTSIADVPGTTYIDLPDDLIKQECYEDIRVMKFDFSLLSTITPELTRIKRTSELLKDARFPLLIIGKGAANASETLRQFVGTHQIAFLPTPMGKGIIPDASDRNVSSARSLVLKHADVVLVAGARLNWILHFGEPPKFNKDVKIVQIDTDAGELARNVSTLELGILGDVGRTMSSVSDQLNGHQFPALPKIVVELIEKREQALRQQEEIVNDDLMPSHTQALAAIRKHIPADANIVAEGARTMDLSRQSLYLCEPRQRLDAGTNGTMGIGLAYAVTAKLTEENKPLIVIQGDSAFGFSAMEIETLVRERLPCLIIVLNNSGIYNGVENPREYIPYTKKPLPSTALTFGVRYERISCSLGGTGYFVQKCKELDDVLKKGMEDMLSGKIVLINVLVKPHAKL from the exons ATGATTGGAGCAGAACTCATTGCGGAAACGCTCCGGCAATTAGGAGTGGAGCATGTCTTTGGTATTGTTGGTATTCCAGTGGTTGAG ATCGCTGATGCCTGCATTGAGAAAGGCATTCGGTTCATTCCCTTTAGAAACGAACAGCAAGCCTCTTTAGCAGCTTCAATATACGGCTATTTAACCAACAAGCCGGGGGTCTTACTAACTGTTGGAGGGCCAGGGATCGTCAATGCCCTGGCCGGCGTCTACAACGCCAACTCCAACAAATGGCCCCTCATGGTCATGGCCGGGTCAACTAAAATATGCCTACAAGGAAAAGGCGGATTTCAAGAACTGGATCAGGTCAGTCTAATGAAGCCATGGGCAAAAAGTAGCTTTCGTGCAGTTTTAAGCAGCCAAATACCACAGTTCCTCGAGAGGGCATATTGGACTTCTATAGCAGATGTTCCCGGGACGACCTATATCGACTTGCCAGACGACCTTATCAAACAAGAATGCTACGAAGATATTCGAGTGATGAAGTTCGATTTTTCATTACTCTCGACTATAACTCCAGAACTAACAAGAATAAAAAGGACCAGTGAACTCCTGAAAGATGCCAGGTTTCCGCTGCTGATAATTGGGAAGGGAGCAGCAAATGCATCAGAGACACTCAGACAGTTTGTGGGAACTCACCAAATCGCATTCCTTCCCACGCCAATGGGAAAAGGAATAATTCCGGATGCTTCCGATCGTAATGTTTCTTCTGCAAGGTCACTGGTTTTAAAGCATGCAGACGTGGTGCTAGTAGCAGGGGCCAGATTGAACTGGATTctccattttggagaaccTCCTAAATTCAACAAAGATGTCAAAATCGTTCAAATTGACACTGACGCCGGCGAGCTTGCGCGGAACGTGAGCACTTTAGAGCTGGGAATCCTGGGAGACGTGGGACGCACAATGAGCTCCGTCAGCGACCAATTGAATGGACACCAGTTTCCAGCGCTTCCAAAAATAGTCGTTGAGCTGATTGAGAAAAGAGAGCAAGCATTGCGACAACAGGAAGAAATTGTAAATGATGATCTTATGCCTAGTCACACTCAAGCACTAGCCGCCATTAGAAAACACATACCGGCTGATGCGAACATCGTGGCCGAGGGCGCTCGTACAATGGATCTGTCCCGACAGAGTTTGTATCTATGCGAGCCTCGCCAAAGATTGGATGCAGGGACCAATGGCACGATGGGCATTGGTTTGGCATATGCAGTGACAGCGAAACTGACTGAGGAAAATAAGCCGTTGATTGTCATACAAGGAGATTCCGCCTTTGGATTCTCGGCTATGGAGATCGAGACGCTGGTCCGAGAACGACTTCCCTGTCTGATAATAGTGCTCAATAATTCTGGAATATACAATGGAGTTGAAAACCCACGTGAGTATATTCCATACACCAAAAAACCACTCCCTTCGACGGCGTTGACTTTTGGAGTTCGGTACGAAAGGAtcagctgctcgttggGTGGGACCGGCTATTTTGTGCAGAAATgcaaggagctggatgaCGTATTGAAAAAAGGGATGGAAGACATGTTGAGCGGAAAAATTGTTTTAATCAACGTGTTGGTGAAACCACACGCAAAATTATAG
- a CDS encoding putative secreted protein → MLSEPPRSSVKLPVLSLPPDVPSPISSLSLTSKPHYILPPPVTKNTGPASSNLLPYTLSKSPESRETSPTDKPESAMSSTPEPKADEEIKREKPETGGEKRKRGRPRKFPPPQPDVPSEKRKRGRPRLPPLEEREKSKYIKKKKPDQKDDKNGKTGSQGMQIPEYSFQLNETATF, encoded by the coding sequence ATGCTTTCGGAACCGCCTCGCTCATCTGTGAAACTCCCGGTACTCAGTCTTCCTCCGGATGTGCCGTCTCCGATTTCCTCGCTGTCATTGACTAGCAAACCGCATTATATTCTACCGCCTCCAGTCACCAAAAACACGGGACCGGCTTCCTCCAACCTCCTCCCCTACACGCTTTCGAAGAGTCCGGAGAGCAGAGAGACATCACCAACTGATAAGCCTGAGTCCGCAATGTCTTCTACGCCTGAACCGAAAGCTGACGAGGAAATTAAACGCGAGAAGCCTGAAACCGGCGGGGAAAAGCGCAAGCGAGGACGACCTCGCAAATTCCCACCTCCTCAGCCAGATGTACCTTCGGAAAAACGCAAGCGTGGAAGACCAAGGTTACCGCCGTTGGAAGAGAGGGAGAAGTCGAAGTacatcaaaaagaagaagcctGACCAAAAGGATGACAAAAACGGGAAAACAGGATCCCAAGGTATGCAGATCCCAGAATACTCGTTCCAACTGAATGAGACTGCTACTTTTTGA
- a CDS encoding Mitochondrial asparaginyl-tRNA synthetase — MLEAEIAFIDDVSQLTRFSEEMLRYVARTLQNSGFDEFSEETKQRWDMLANGTYTQITYSEAIDLVRQNSTNFKTVPMWGDSLGSEHEKWLAGEYYKGPVFVTNYPEDQKPFYMKKNNDGKTVACYDLLIPQIGELIGGSLREHDLQKLEQETADRQMDIGPLQWYLNLRKNGSVPHGGFGMGFERLLQYMSGAENIRDTIPFPRTTNHCAC, encoded by the coding sequence ATGTTAGAGGCAGAGATAGCTTTTATTGACGACGTGAGCCAATTGACTCGATTCTCAGAAGAGATGCTGCGCTACGTAGCTCGCACCCTTCAAAACAGTGGGTTCGATGAATTTTCTGAGGAGACTAAACAACGTTGGGACATGCTGGCAAATGGCACTTACACTCAAATCACTTACTCAGAAGCTATAGATCTCGTGCGCCAAAATTCAACCAACTTCAAGACAGTTCCAATGTGGGGAGACAGCCTGGGCTCTGAGCACGAAAAGTGGCTTGCTGGCGAATATTATAAGGGCCCTGTGTTCGTGACGAACTATCCTGAAGACCAAAAACCTTTTtacatgaaaaaaaacaatgATGGTAAAACCGTGGCTTGTTACGATTTGCTGATTCCACAAATTGGAGAGCTAATTGGCGGTTCTTTGAGAGAGCATGATCTGCAAAAATTGGAGCAGGAGACTGCTGACCGGCAAATGGATATTGGTCCGCTACAATGGTACCTTAACCTCAGAAAGAACGGAAGCGTGCCACATGGAGGGTTTGGCATGGGTTTTGAAAGATTACTCCAATATATGAGTGGAGCTGAGAATATACGCGACACCATCCCATTTCCTAGAACAACAAATCATTGTGCATGTTAG